In Streptococcus oralis, a single window of DNA contains:
- the mutL gene encoding DNA mismatch repair endonuclease MutL: MSHIIELPEVLANQIAAGEVIERPASVVKELVENAIDAGSSQIIIEIEEAGLKKIQITDNGHGIAHDEVELALRRHATSKIKNQADLFRIRTLGFRGEALPSIASVSVLTLLTAVDGASHGTKLVARGGQVEEVIPATSPVGTKVCVEDLFFNTPARLKYMKSQQAELSHIIDIVNRLGLAHPEISFSLISDGKEMTRTAGTGQLRQAIAGIYGLASAKKMIEIENSDLDFEITGFVSLPELTRANRNYISLFINGRYIKNFLLNRAILDGYGSKLMVGRFPLAVIHIHIDPYLADVNVHPTKQEVRISKERELMALVSEAISNSLKEQALIPDALENLAKSTVRNRQKVEQTILPLKENTLYYEKTELSKPSQVEVADHQVELTEEGRDLTLFAKETLDQLTKPAKLHFAERKPANYGQLDHPELDLASLDKAYDKLEREEASSFPELEFFGQMHGTYLFAQGRDGLYIIDQHAAQERVKYEEYRESIGNVDQSQQQLLVPYIFEFPADDALRLKERMPLLEEVGVFLAEYGENQFILREHPIWMAEEEIESGIYEMCDMLLLTKEVSIKKYRAELAIMMSCKRSIKANHRIDDHSARQLLYQLSQCDNPYNCPHGRPVLVHFTKSDMEKMFRRIQENHTSLRELGKY, encoded by the coding sequence ATGTCTCATATTATTGAATTGCCAGAAGTGTTAGCAAACCAGATCGCGGCAGGGGAGGTTATCGAACGTCCTGCCAGTGTGGTCAAAGAGTTGGTAGAAAATGCCATTGACGCGGGTTCTAGCCAGATTATCATTGAGATTGAGGAAGCTGGTCTCAAGAAAATTCAAATCACCGATAATGGTCATGGAATTGCCCACGATGAGGTGGAGTTGGCCTTGCGTCGCCATGCGACCAGTAAGATAAAAAATCAGGCAGACCTCTTTCGGATTCGGACGCTTGGTTTTCGTGGTGAAGCCCTGCCTTCTATCGCTTCTGTCAGTGTGCTGACTCTGTTGACGGCGGTGGATGGTGCGAGTCATGGGACTAAGTTAGTCGCGCGTGGAGGTCAAGTTGAGGAAGTCATCCCAGCGACTAGCCCTGTAGGAACCAAAGTTTGTGTGGAAGACCTCTTTTTCAACACACCTGCCCGTCTCAAGTATATGAAGAGCCAGCAAGCGGAGCTGTCTCATATCATTGATATTGTCAACCGTCTGGGATTAGCTCATCCTGAGATTTCCTTCAGTTTGATTAGTGATGGCAAGGAAATGACGCGGACAGCAGGGACTGGTCAACTGCGTCAAGCCATCGCAGGGATTTATGGTTTGGCGAGTGCTAAGAAGATGATTGAAATTGAGAACTCTGACTTAGATTTTGAAATTACAGGTTTTGTGTCTCTGCCTGAGTTAACTCGAGCAAATCGTAACTATATCAGCCTCTTCATCAATGGCCGCTATATCAAGAACTTCTTGCTCAATCGCGCTATTCTTGATGGTTATGGAAGCAAACTCATGGTAGGGCGTTTTCCACTGGCTGTCATTCACATCCATATTGACCCCTATCTAGCTGATGTCAATGTCCATCCAACTAAGCAAGAAGTGCGGATTTCTAAGGAAAGAGAACTGATGGCGCTGGTTTCAGAAGCTATTTCAAATAGTCTCAAGGAACAAGCCTTGATTCCTGATGCTTTAGAAAATCTTGCCAAGTCGACCGTGCGCAATCGTCAAAAGGTAGAGCAGACCATTCTCCCACTCAAAGAAAATACGCTCTACTATGAAAAAACAGAACTCTCAAAACCTAGTCAAGTTGAGGTGGCTGATCACCAGGTTGAATTAACTGAGGAGGGTAGGGACCTAACTCTGTTTGCCAAGGAAACCTTGGACCAGCTAACCAAGCCCGCAAAACTGCATTTTGCAGAGAGAAAGCCTGCTAACTATGGCCAATTAGACCATCCAGAGTTAGATCTTGCTAGCCTCGATAAGGCTTATGATAAGCTGGAGCGAGAAGAAGCATCGAGTTTCCCAGAGTTGGAGTTCTTCGGACAGATGCACGGGACTTATCTTTTTGCCCAAGGGCGAGATGGACTCTACATCATAGACCAGCACGCGGCTCAGGAACGAGTCAAGTACGAGGAATACCGTGAAAGCATCGGCAATGTTGACCAGAGCCAGCAGCAACTCCTAGTGCCCTACATCTTTGAATTTCCTGCGGATGATGCGCTTCGTCTCAAGGAAAGAATGCCTCTTTTAGAGGAAGTGGGTGTCTTTCTAGCAGAGTACGGAGAAAATCAATTTATCCTGCGTGAACATCCTATTTGGATGGCAGAAGAGGAGATTGAGTCAGGCATCTATGAAATGTGTGATATGCTCCTTTTGACCAAGGAAGTTTCGATCAAGAAATACCGAGCAGAGCTGGCTATCATGATGTCCTGCAAACGGTCTATCAAGGCCAACCATCGCATCGATGACCACTCAGCCAGACAACTCCTTTATCAGCTTTCTCAATGTGACAATCCTTACAACTGTCCCCACGGACGTCCTGTTTTGGTGCATTTTACCAAGTCGGATATGGAAAAAATGTTCCGACGAATTCAGGAGAATCATACTAGCCTCCGTGAGTTGGGGAAATATTAA
- a CDS encoding helix-turn-helix domain-containing protein: MKLTEKLFELRKEKGWSQEKLAEQINVSRQSISKWESGQVFPEIEKIIELSKIFQVTTDYLLLDENSEKDSTAVIFEEDKDKYYKEVKSFGLWQVIYIFVLALAIYLFLAGSSFPAEFTAWIWLTFVLLIASAIAISKTLKTKQRYLDKVIGLENPSNQDDSMKP; the protein is encoded by the coding sequence ATGAAACTCACAGAAAAACTATTTGAGCTCCGAAAGGAAAAAGGTTGGTCCCAGGAAAAGCTAGCTGAACAAATCAATGTTTCTCGGCAAAGCATCTCAAAATGGGAGTCTGGACAAGTCTTTCCTGAAATCGAAAAAATCATTGAATTAAGCAAGATTTTTCAAGTGACAACTGACTATCTGCTACTGGATGAAAACTCTGAAAAAGATTCCACAGCAGTAATTTTTGAGGAAGACAAGGACAAATACTATAAGGAGGTTAAATCCTTTGGTCTTTGGCAAGTGATTTATATTTTCGTCTTAGCTCTGGCTATCTATCTCTTTTTAGCTGGTTCTAGTTTTCCAGCCGAGTTCACCGCCTGGATTTGGCTGACCTTCGTTCTTTTGATTGCTTCAGCGATTGCTATCAGCAAGACTCTCAAAACCAAACAACGTTATCTTGATAAAGTGATTGGTCTTGAGAATCCCTCAAACCAAGACGACTCTATGAAACCTTGA
- a CDS encoding MDR family MFS transporter — MKEFFALPKQIQMREWMSFVARILESAITPFMAMYYVQYFGAFWAGLLMITTKLIGFLAGLYGGHLADLWGRKKVIDWGNFGLASGYFLVLLANMPNHIFPFLTFVGMLLAETAGTFSWPAIDAMIIDLTDEQNRRFVYTISYWFVNVSVMLGAGLAGFFYDHHFFELLLVLTVISFLNFFLAWKYFSESKPANLVFEHGSSPLATVKNYASVFQDKIFLLYTLGTVFNGVIWLQIDNYIPVHLKESFIASSVFGIHISGAKMLSIMVFINTLIIVCFITTANRLTKEMKIIPQFLLGSIIFDLGMLFTIVFRSFWALFLLAILYTMGELICMPPSQVLRAEMMNENKLGTYSGFLNMAQPLASILAGAMISISATTGAVGVWLVFIVCAVLGLLLIIRAAHLHGIANQL, encoded by the coding sequence ATGAAAGAATTTTTTGCCCTCCCCAAGCAAATTCAAATGCGGGAATGGATGAGCTTTGTAGCACGGATTTTAGAGAGTGCCATTACTCCTTTTATGGCCATGTACTATGTTCAATATTTTGGAGCCTTTTGGGCGGGGTTATTGATGATCACAACCAAACTCATTGGTTTTTTAGCTGGACTGTATGGTGGACATTTGGCGGATCTTTGGGGACGTAAGAAAGTCATTGACTGGGGAAACTTTGGTCTTGCGAGTGGCTACTTTCTTGTGCTGCTGGCAAATATGCCTAATCATATTTTTCCCTTTTTGACTTTTGTCGGAATGTTGCTGGCAGAGACCGCAGGAACTTTCTCTTGGCCGGCTATTGATGCGATGATTATTGATTTGACCGACGAGCAAAATCGCCGTTTCGTTTATACGATTAGTTATTGGTTTGTCAATGTATCCGTTATGTTAGGAGCAGGGCTTGCAGGTTTCTTTTACGACCACCATTTTTTTGAGTTGCTTCTGGTTTTGACGGTGATTAGCTTCTTGAATTTTTTCCTCGCTTGGAAATATTTTTCAGAAAGCAAGCCAGCTAATCTGGTCTTTGAGCATGGTAGCAGTCCTTTGGCAACTGTGAAAAATTATGCTTCTGTTTTTCAGGACAAAATTTTCCTACTTTATACGTTAGGGACTGTATTTAATGGTGTTATCTGGTTGCAAATTGACAATTATATACCCGTTCATTTGAAAGAGTCATTCATCGCGAGTAGTGTTTTCGGTATTCATATTTCAGGAGCTAAGATGCTCAGTATCATGGTTTTTATCAATACCCTGATTATTGTTTGCTTCATAACGACTGCCAATCGTTTGACCAAGGAAATGAAGATCATACCGCAGTTTTTATTGGGAAGTATTATCTTCGACTTGGGTATGCTTTTCACCATTGTCTTCAGGAGTTTCTGGGCTCTGTTTTTGCTAGCCATTCTCTATACTATGGGGGAACTCATCTGCATGCCGCCAAGCCAAGTTTTGCGGGCGGAAATGATGAATGAGAATAAGCTCGGAACCTACTCAGGTTTCCTTAATATGGCGCAGCCTTTAGCGTCTATTTTAGCGGGGGCGATGATTTCTATCAGCGCTACAACAGGTGCTGTAGGTGTTTGGCTCGTTTTTATTGTGTGTGCAGTACTTGGGCTGCTTCTTATCATCAGAGCAGCGCATTTACACGGAATTGCAAATCAATTATAG
- the ruvA gene encoding Holliday junction branch migration protein RuvA yields the protein MYEYLKGIITKITAKYIVLEANGIGYILHVANPYAYSGQVNQETQIYVHQVVREDAHLLYGFRSEDEKKLFLSLISVSGIGPVSALAIIAADDNAGLVQAIETKNITYLTKFPKIGKKTAQQMVLDLEGKVVVASDDLPAKVAVQTSAENQELEEAMEAMLALGYKATELKKIKKFFEGTTDTAENYIKSALKMLVK from the coding sequence ATGTACGAATATCTTAAAGGAATCATTACCAAAATCACTGCTAAATATATCGTCCTTGAGGCAAATGGTATAGGTTATATTTTGCATGTAGCCAATCCCTATGCTTACTCAGGTCAGGTCAATCAAGAAACTCAAATTTATGTGCACCAAGTTGTCCGTGAGGACGCCCATCTGCTCTATGGTTTTCGATCAGAAGATGAGAAGAAACTCTTTCTTAGTCTGATTTCGGTATCAGGGATTGGTCCGGTATCAGCTCTTGCTATCATCGCAGCTGATGACAATGCTGGCTTGGTTCAGGCGATTGAAACTAAGAACATCACCTACTTGACTAAGTTCCCTAAAATTGGCAAGAAAACAGCCCAGCAGATGGTGCTAGACTTGGAAGGTAAGGTAGTTGTGGCTAGCGATGACCTTCCTGCCAAGGTGGCAGTGCAAACCAGCGCTGAAAACCAAGAACTGGAAGAAGCCATGGAAGCCATGTTGGCACTGGGTTACAAGGCGACTGAGCTCAAGAAAATCAAGAAATTCTTTGAAGGAACGACAGATACAGCTGAGAACTATATCAAATCGGCCCTTAAGATGTTGGTAAAATAG
- a CDS encoding DNA-3-methyladenine glycosylase I — protein sequence MTKRCGWVKMNNPLYVAYHDEEWGQPLHDDRALFELLCLETYQSGLSWETVLNKRQGFREVFYNYQVQRVAEMTDGELEALLENPAIIRNRSKLFATRANAQAFLQVQKTYGSFDAYLWSFVEGKTIVNDVPDYHLAPAKTALSEKLSQDLKKRGFKFTGPVAVLAFLQAAGLIDDHENDCEWKNGN from the coding sequence ATGACAAAACGCTGTGGTTGGGTTAAAATGAACAATCCTTTATATGTGGCCTATCATGATGAAGAGTGGGGTCAACCCCTTCATGATGACCGTGCTCTTTTTGAGTTGTTGTGTTTGGAAACTTACCAGTCGGGTCTATCTTGGGAAACGGTACTAAACAAACGCCAAGGATTCCGAGAAGTCTTTTACAACTACCAAGTTCAACGTGTCGCGGAAATGACAGATGGCGAGTTGGAAGCCTTGTTAGAGAATCCAGCCATCATCCGAAATCGTTCCAAGCTCTTTGCGACACGTGCCAACGCCCAAGCATTTTTGCAAGTCCAGAAAACCTACGGCTCTTTTGACGCTTATCTCTGGTCCTTTGTTGAGGGGAAAACGATTGTAAATGATGTTCCTGACTATCACCTAGCACCTGCTAAAACAGCCTTATCTGAAAAGTTATCTCAAGATCTCAAAAAACGTGGTTTCAAATTCACAGGTCCAGTCGCAGTTTTAGCTTTTCTACAAGCAGCAGGTCTGATAGATGATCATGAGAATGATTGTGAGTGGAAAAACGGAAATTAG
- a CDS encoding SemiSWEET family transporter, giving the protein MTKQKINQIVGSIGAFIGIIVFIAYIPQIFANLQGNKAQPFQPLSAAVSCLIWVIYGWTKEPKKDWILIIPNSAGVVLGGLTFLTAL; this is encoded by the coding sequence ATGACTAAACAAAAAATAAATCAAATTGTCGGTTCAATCGGGGCCTTTATCGGGATTATTGTATTTATCGCCTACATCCCACAAATTTTTGCCAATTTACAAGGCAACAAAGCTCAACCATTCCAGCCTTTATCCGCAGCAGTATCTTGTTTAATTTGGGTTATTTACGGGTGGACAAAAGAACCTAAGAAGGATTGGATACTAATTATTCCAAACTCAGCTGGCGTTGTCTTAGGTGGACTGACATTTCTTACTGCACTATAA
- a CDS encoding S66 family peptidase, which produces MVSTIGIVSLSSGVIGEDFVKHEVDLGIQRLKDLGLNPVFLPHSLKGLDFIKDHPEARAEDLMQAFSDDSIDMILCAIGGDDTYRLLPYLFENDQLQKVIQQKIFLGFSDTTMNHLMLHKLGIKTFYGQSFLADICELDKEMLPYSLHYFKELIETGRISEIRPSDLWYEERTDFSPKALGTARISHVNTGFDLLQGNAQFEGEILGGCLESLYDIFDNSRYADSTDLCQEYRLFPDLCDWEGKILLLETSEEKPEPDDFKKMLRTLKDTGIFGVISGLLVGKPMDETFYDDYKEALLDIIDNNIPIVYNLNVGHATPRAIVPFGVHAYVDTQKQVIRFDYNKK; this is translated from the coding sequence ATGGTTTCTACTATTGGTATCGTGAGTTTGTCTAGTGGTGTTATCGGAGAGGATTTTGTCAAACACGAAGTCGATTTGGGTATTCAACGTCTCAAGGATTTGGGACTCAATCCTGTCTTTCTGCCCCATTCGCTAAAAGGGTTAGACTTTATCAAGGACCATCCGGAGGCACGTGCAGAGGATTTGATGCAGGCCTTTTCTGATGATAGCATCGACATGATCCTATGCGCCATCGGTGGGGATGATACCTATCGCTTGCTACCCTACCTTTTTGAAAACGACCAGCTCCAAAAGGTTATCCAACAAAAGATTTTTCTTGGCTTCTCGGATACAACCATGAACCACCTTATGTTGCACAAACTAGGGATCAAGACTTTTTATGGGCAATCCTTTCTAGCAGACATTTGTGAATTGGACAAGGAGATGTTGCCCTATAGTCTCCACTACTTTAAAGAATTGATCGAGACGGGAAGAATCTCAGAAATCCGCCCTAGCGACCTTTGGTATGAGGAACGGACTGATTTTAGTCCCAAGGCTCTGGGAACAGCTCGTATCAGTCATGTAAATACAGGCTTTGATTTGTTGCAAGGAAATGCTCAGTTTGAGGGAGAAATTCTCGGTGGTTGCCTTGAGTCCCTCTATGATATCTTTGACAATTCTCGATACGCAGACAGCACGGACCTCTGCCAAGAGTACCGACTCTTCCCTGACTTATGTGACTGGGAAGGAAAGATTCTCTTGCTAGAAACAAGCGAAGAAAAGCCTGAACCTGATGATTTCAAAAAAATGTTGCGGACTTTAAAGGACACGGGGATATTTGGGGTTATCAGTGGACTCTTGGTCGGAAAGCCAATGGATGAAACCTTCTATGACGACTATAAGGAAGCACTATTGGATATCATTGATAACAATATCCCGATTGTCTATAATCTGAATGTCGGTCACGCAACTCCAAGAGCCATTGTGCCCTTTGGCGTTCACGCTTATGTGGATACACAGAAGCAAGTCATTCGCTTTGACTATAACAAAAAATAA
- a CDS encoding TfoX/Sxy family protein: MAYSQSLAQQIRKILALKLPPQIFEEELEEKKLFGGLAFMIRGKMVLTVSSRKDELVMVRIGKEMEKQVLPRTGARTTLMRGRPYHGYIDLDIEGQKELPYWIDLALSYNQELTK; the protein is encoded by the coding sequence ATGGCATATAGTCAATCCTTAGCACAGCAGATTCGAAAAATTCTAGCACTCAAACTTCCTCCCCAAATTTTCGAAGAAGAGCTAGAAGAAAAGAAACTGTTTGGTGGCCTGGCCTTTATGATTCGTGGGAAAATGGTTCTTACAGTCAGTTCCAGAAAGGACGAGCTGGTTATGGTGAGAATTGGCAAAGAAATGGAAAAGCAAGTTCTACCCCGAACAGGAGCTCGTACTACATTGATGAGAGGGCGACCTTATCATGGCTATATAGACCTAGATATTGAAGGTCAAAAAGAACTTCCTTACTGGATTGATTTAGCCCTCTCCTATAATCAAGAGTTAACCAAGTAA
- a CDS encoding DUF1129 domain-containing protein, translating to MSQIDLQKLTKKNQEFIHIATQQFIKDGKTDAEIKAIFEEVIPQILEEQAKGTTARSLYGAPTHWAHSFTVKEQYEKEHPKENDDPKLMIMDSALFITSLFALVSALTTFFSTDQAIGYGLITLLLVGLVGGLAFYLMYYFVYQYYGPDTDRSQRPPFWKSILVILAAMLLWLAVFFATSFLPAALNPILAPLPLAVLGAALLALRFYLKKRFNIRSASAGPSRY from the coding sequence ATGTCTCAGATTGATTTACAAAAATTAACTAAGAAAAACCAAGAGTTTATCCACATCGCTACCCAACAATTTATCAAAGATGGTAAAACAGATGCTGAAATCAAGGCTATCTTTGAGGAAGTCATTCCTCAAATCCTTGAAGAGCAAGCCAAAGGAACGACTGCTCGTTCCCTCTATGGCGCTCCAACCCACTGGGCTCATAGCTTCACTGTCAAGGAGCAATATGAAAAAGAGCATCCAAAAGAAAATGACGATCCAAAACTCATGATTATGGACTCAGCCCTTTTTATCACCAGTCTCTTTGCATTGGTTAGCGCTCTGACTACCTTCTTCTCTACAGATCAGGCTATTGGCTATGGGTTGATTACCCTCTTGTTGGTTGGACTTGTAGGAGGACTTGCCTTCTACTTGATGTACTACTTTGTCTACCAGTACTATGGACCAGACACAGATCGTAGCCAGCGCCCTCCTTTCTGGAAATCAATCCTCGTCATCCTCGCTGCTATGCTTCTCTGGTTGGCTGTCTTCTTCGCAACAAGCTTCCTTCCAGCAGCTCTCAATCCAATCCTTGCTCCACTGCCTTTGGCTGTCCTAGGAGCAGCCCTTCTCGCCCTTCGCTTCTATCTCAAGAAACGCTTCAATATCCGAAGCGCAAGCGCAGGCCCATCCCGTTATTAA
- a CDS encoding magnesium transporter CorA family protein has protein sequence MKQVFLSTTTEFKEIDTLEPGTWINLVNPTQNESLEIANAFDIDIADLRAPLDAEEMSRITIEDEYTLIIVDVPITEERNNRTYYVTIPLGIIITEETIITTCLEPLPVLDVFINRRLRNFYTFMRSRFIFQILYRNAELYLTALRSIDRKSEQIESQLHKSTRNEELIELMELEKTIVYFKASLKTNERVIKKLTSATSNIKKYLEDEDLLEDTLIETQQAIEMADIYGNVLHSMTETFASIISNNQNNIMKTLALVTIVMSVPTMIFSAYGMNFKDNEIPLNGEPHAFWLIVFIAFAMSVSLTLYLIHKKWF, from the coding sequence ATGAAACAAGTTTTTCTCTCAACAACAACTGAATTTAAAGAGATCGACACGCTTGAACCGGGTACTTGGATCAACCTCGTCAATCCTACACAAAATGAATCGTTGGAAATCGCTAACGCCTTCGACATTGACATTGCCGACCTTCGAGCACCACTCGACGCGGAAGAAATGTCCCGTATTACCATCGAAGATGAGTACACTTTGATTATCGTGGACGTTCCCATCACAGAAGAAAGAAACAATCGTACCTACTACGTTACGATTCCGCTGGGGATTATCATCACAGAGGAAACCATTATCACCACCTGCTTGGAACCCCTCCCCGTTCTCGATGTCTTTATCAACCGTAGACTGCGCAACTTTTACACCTTCATGCGTTCACGCTTTATCTTCCAGATTCTCTACCGCAACGCCGAACTTTACCTTACGGCCCTCCGTTCGATTGACCGTAAGAGTGAACAAATCGAAAGTCAACTTCACAAGTCTACTCGAAACGAAGAGCTGATCGAGCTCATGGAATTGGAAAAGACCATCGTCTATTTCAAGGCCTCACTGAAGACGAACGAGCGCGTGATTAAGAAATTGACTAGCGCAACTAGCAATATCAAGAAATACCTAGAAGACGAAGACCTACTCGAAGACACCCTGATTGAAACCCAACAGGCCATCGAGATGGCAGATATCTATGGAAACGTCCTTCACTCTATGACAGAGACCTTTGCCTCTATCATTTCCAACAACCAGAACAACATCATGAAAACTCTGGCTCTCGTGACCATCGTCATGTCTGTCCCAACCATGATCTTCTCAGCCTATGGGATGAACTTCAAGGATAATGAAATCCCTTTGAACGGTGAACCACACGCCTTCTGGTTAATCGTCTTTATCGCCTTTGCTATGAGTGTTTCGCTCACTCTCTATCTCATCCATAAAAAATGGTTCTAA